In the Malassezia vespertilionis chromosome 1, complete sequence genome, one interval contains:
- the PRE10 gene encoding proteasome endopeptidase complex (COG:O; EggNog:ENOG503NU0E; MEROPS:MER0000553; BUSCO:EOG092644WX) has translation MASQGTGYDLSASTYSPDGRIFQIEYAAKAVENAGTAIAVRTKDGVVFGVENLIHSKLLVPGSNKRVYTVDSHIGMISAGLTADGKHLAGRAKEEATNYYDTYKHKAPVRNVAERTAFYVQAFTLYSSVRPFGAASIVGGVDEERGPQLYVIEPSGVFLGYHGCAVGKGKQFAKTEIEKLALDELSMTQAAEEVAKIIYKAHDDAKDKDFELELSWVGPASDMKHRPVPAQIKEEAVRKALAALDEEMED, from the exons ATGGCATCGCAAGGGACGGGGTACGACCTGTCTGCGAGTACCTACTCGCCTGACGGCCGTATTTTTCAAATTGAATATGCTGCGAAAGCAGTTGAGAATGCAGGGACAGCAATcgcggtgcgcacaaaaGACGGTGTCGTGTTTGGCGTAGAGAATCTAATCCACTCCAAGCTGTTGGTCCCTGGCTCCAACAAGCGCGTGTACACGGTGGACAGCCATATTGGAATG ATCTCGGCGGGTCTTACCGCGGACGGCAAGCATCTCGCAggccgcgcaaaagaggAGGCGACGAATTATTACGACACCTATAAGCACAAGGCACCCGTTCGG AATGTTGCTGAGCGCACCGCATTCTATGTCCAAGCGTTCACGCTCTACTCCTCCGTGCGTCCGtttggcgccgcttcgATCGTTGGCGGcgtcgacgaggagcgcgggCCGCAATTATACGTGATTGAGCCTTCGGGCGTCTTTTTGGGCTACCACGGGTGTGCGGTTGGCAAAGGTAAGCAGTTTGCCAAGACGGAAATTGAAAAacttgcgctcgacgagctcagCATGACGCAAGCGGCCGAGGAAGTCGCGAAAATCATTTACAAAGCACATGACGACGCTAAAGACAAAGACTTTGAGCTGGAGCTTTCTTGGGTCGGTCCCGCGTCGGACATGAAGCACAGACCCGTGCCCGCACAGATCAAAGAAgaggccgtgcgcaaggcacTCGCGGCACTCGACGAAGAGATGGAAGACTAG
- a CDS encoding uncharacterized protein (TransMembrane:1 (o384-411i); COG:S; EggNog:ENOG503NUKS), which yields MPRIDASIDAATLRVPELRALLQEHRVAVPSGARKAALVDLFDSHVRPILQQQATPDRPRAKRVQVPGPREDTPTSTPSSLRKRSRPQLAFGSPGMRTSAAQNSQDSQDSPTPSIRFAEENPFQALQTHSSARATVPKGTHTQVLPGTGTEPHTAPISTPKQRSRVFPPHWRTAALRWILWASACYWIWYCYRSRTIGYCDTNTSAATPHGIVPLAPPCTPCPTHGVCANGHVTSCTSADYTVADAAVSRIPVVSALVPLTWRPAQCVPDTYKLVLASELSAGIVEYLAQWHGSVRCGLAAPLRHVPEHALGKFAVPTATVRAELEARTVDDVDATLFSTLWDLALDGLLEHAPAEIVAITSARGTHWLATHRASMPLRCRIRLYIFALVWRSKLRVLITIVLVLATLYIVRRVRESRVLAVHVAAYARQVCAELCAQAQQHAASPQLPLGLPVAHLRDAVLEDELSSAARRKLWAHVTRVVEQNANVRARQAQWHGEWVRVWEWTGVVPNEGLSSPALHTPHTAEAAQPTGRAGEPSVPPRDTAHDAART from the coding sequence ATGCCGCGGATCGATGCGTCCATAGACGCTGCGACGCTCCGTGTGCCAGAGttgcgtgcattgctgcaGGAGCACCGTGTGGCTGTGCCGAGTGGAGCCCGTAAAGCCGCACTAGTTGACTTGTTTGACTCGCATGTGCGCCCCATTCTTCAGCAGCAAGCAACGCCCGATCGACCAAGAGCAAAGCGTGTGCAAGTCCCAGGGCCGCGCGAGGATACACCTACAAGTACGCCATCGTCTCTGCGCAAGCGATCACGCCCGCAGCTTGCGTTTGGCTCGCCTGGCATGCGcacgtcggcggcgcaaaactCGCAGGACTCGCAGGACTCGCCCACGCCTTCGATCCGGTTTGCAGAGGAGAATCCCTTCCAAGCATTGCAAACGCATTCTTCAGCGCGTGCGACTGTGCCCAAAGGTACACACACCCAAGTGCTGCCCGGCACAGGCACCGAGCCCCATACAGCACCCATATCCACGCCAAAGCAACGCTCGCGTGTCTTTCCACCGCActggcgcaccgccgcacTCCGCTGGATATTGTGGGCCTCTGCATGCTACTGGATCTGGTACTGCTATCGATCACGCACGATAGGCTACTGCGATACAAACACCTCTGCCGCCACGCCGCATGGAATTGTTCCGCTCGCACCACCCTGCACGCCCTGCCCAACGCACGGCGTTTGTGCCAACGGCCACGTCACATCGTGTACAAGTGCAGACTACACAGTTGCTGATGCAGCCGTATCGCGTATCCCCGTTGTCTCGGCACTTGTTCCACTCACATGGCGGCCCGCACAATGTGTCCCCGATACCTACAAGCTCGTTCTTGCCTCCGAGCTTTCAGCGGGCATCGTAGAGTACCTTGCGCAATGGCACGGGAGCGTCCGTTGCGGtctcgctgcgccgctgcggcacgtTCCTGAGCATGCGCTCGGTAAGTTTGCCGTTCCCACCGCGACCGTGCGGgccgagctggaagcgcgCACCGTGGACGACGTGGATGCGACGCTCTTTTCCACTCTATGGGACCTTGCGCTGGACGGCCTCCTAGAGCATGCGCCCGCCGAGATTGTTGCAATTACAAGCGCCCGCGGTACGCACTGGCTTGCCACACACCGCGCCTCTATGCCGCTGCGATGTCGCATCCGCCTGTACATCTTTGCGCTTGtgtggcgcagcaagctgcgcgtCCTAATTACTATCGTGCTTGTGCTAGCTACTCTTTACATTGTGCGCCGTGTGCGCGAGTCGCGTGTGCTGGCCGTGCACGTCGCTGCATACGCACGCCAAgtgtgcgccgagctcTGCGCCCAGGCACAgcagcacgcagcgtcgccaCAACTTCCACTCGGGCTTCCTGTCGCGCACCTGCGTGATGCCGTGCTGGAGGATGAGCTGagcagtgcagcgcgccggaagCTGTGGGCACATGTCACGCGTGTGGTCGAGCAAAATGCGAATgtacgcgcgcggcaagcgcagtggCATGGCGAATGGGTTCGTGTATGGGAATGGACAGGTGTCGTGCCGAACGAGGGCTTGAGCTCGCCAGCGTTGCACACACCACACACTGCAGAGGCCGCGCAACCTACCGGCCGTGCAGGGGAGCCCTCCGTGCCACCTCGTGACACAGCGCACGATGCTGCACGTACATAG
- a CDS encoding uncharacterized protein (TransMembrane:4 (i306-322o342-362i386-405o411-435i)) — protein MPGKEKGNGPRRYKGNRLFRPPSGLLSSVVCPEVTAASSTRTPSATHSTSDTSVVSQESVPDPAIPASGSGFSRVVYMHGSPPRSTRGDLSHSVSADALVPRTALDHLLASLDNDARRKGDPVCRSVSATTLSMETPLPSPPAVRAIPTPVGIDECAVSDTESDHSIESRHVYFDEQRLHKQSSLQVLRHEARMRRVAFQNATHYDKRYAMDSLMQTLQAQIEDAGSRLRGVPGAADQWSLQAPRAPCELSYTVRQTPRSRAPASLPTWQGPVNSARPFAFHLAISLTFHAPLLCRRAPTTASMRLVRVSLAHGFVLSAFHAKEARSGRAEPHDTRPNPVLLLLPRFVLVSMVHILSIGCRYSDENALPWCMAPLLRTHRQWQKQLDLLHLALPAVLLHSTEVLLKALMQLALLATQLAVCVFVTITHSTCWFIAPRRARNADTNRIL, from the coding sequence ATGCCGGGCAAGGAGAAGGGCAACGGCCCGCGACGGTACAAGGGGAACCGGCTTTTCCGGCCTCCATCCGGACTGCTCTCGTCCGTGGTGTGTCCCGAGGTAACTGCCGCGTCTTCGACACGCACCCCAAGTGCAACGCACTCCACCTCGGATACAAGCGTCGTATCGCAAGAGAGTGTACCGGACCCAGCCATACCGGCATCGGGTTCTGGATTCTCGCGCGTTGTCTACATGCACGGGAGCCCGCCCCGCTCGACCCGCGGGGACTTGTCACACTCGGTcagcgccgatgcgctcgtACCGCGAACTGCCTTGGACCATCTTCTTGCATCGCTAGACAAtgatgcgcgccgcaaaggcGACCCAGTGTGCCGGAGTGTATCTGCGACCACCCTTTCGATGGAGACACCGCTGCCGAGCCCGCCAGCCGTACGCGCCATTCCGACGCCGGTGGGCATTGATGAGTGCGCAGTGTCGGACACGGAAAGTGATCACAGCATCGAATCGCGGCATGTATATTTTGACGAACAGCGCTTGCATAAACAGAGCTCGCTGCAAGTGCTACGACATGAggcgcggatgcgccgcgttgCTTTTCAAAACGCAACGCACTACGATAAACGCTACGCGATGGACAGCCTTATGCagacgctgcaagcgcagaTTGAAGATGCTGGAAGTAGGTTGCGCGGCGTCCCTGGCGCCGCAGACCAGTGGtcgctgcaagcgccgcgggcGCCGTGCGAGCTTTCCTATACAGTGCGCCAAACCCCACGCTcccgcgcgccggcatcGCTCCCCACCTGGCAAGGGCCCGTGAACAGCGCGCGCCCTTTTGCTTTTCATCTTGCCATTTCACTCACATttcatgcgccgcttttgtgccgacgcgcgcccaCAACGGCGAGCATGCGTTTGGTACGCGTATCGCTCGCCCATGGATTTGTCCTCTCCGCCTTTCACGCCAAAGAagcacgcagcggcagAGCAGAGCCGCACGATACGCGACCTAATCCGGTTTTGCTCCTCTTGCCGCGATTTGTGCTTGTATCTATGGTGCACATTTTAAGCATCGGGTGCAGGTATAGTGACGAGAATGCGCTTCCGTGGTGCATGGCGCcactgctgcgcacgcaccgccaGTGGCAAAAGCAGCTGGATCTGCTTCACCTGGCACTCCCGGCGGTACTGCTGCACAGTACCGAGGTGCTTCTCAAGGCGCtcatgcagcttgcgctgcttgcgacGCAACTCGCCGTGTGTGTGTTTGTTACGATTACGCACAGCACATGCTGGTTTATTGCGCCACGCAgggcgcgcaatgccgatACGAATCGTATATTGTAA